In Haliaeetus albicilla chromosome 2, bHalAlb1.1, whole genome shotgun sequence, a single genomic region encodes these proteins:
- the PABPC1L gene encoding polyadenylate-binding protein 1-like, producing MNASGPGYPLASLYVGDLHPDVTEAMLYEKFSPAGPIMSIRVCRDVATRRSLGYAYINFQQPVDAERALDTMNFEVIKGRPIRIMWSQRDPGLRKSGVGNVFIKNLDDSIDNKALYDTFSAFGNILSCKVVCDENGSRGYGFVHFETHEAATRAIETMNGMLLNDRKVFVGHFKSRKEREAEFGARAMEFTNVYIKNFGDDMDDDRLQEIFSKFGKTLSVKVMMDSTGRSKGFGFVNFEKHEEAQKAVADMNGKEINGRIVYVGRAQKRLERQSELKRKFEQIKQERVSRYQGVNLYVKNLDDGIDDERLRKEFSPYGTITSAKVMTEGGHSKGFGFVCFSSPEEATKAVTEMNGRIVSTKPLYVALAQRKEERKAILTNQYMQRLATMRALPGPLLGSFQPPPGYFLPPIPQPQTRATFYSPSPVIPVRHATRWSAQPSRPPSYPAATPILRAAVPPRRLLSNISTMRQASTQVPRVPPQAQRVANIGTQTVSARVPSSPTLPRGAPQYKYSSAVRNAHPPVVAPQAGEPAVHVQGQEPLTASMLAAAPPQEQKQMIGERLYPLIHATHPSLAGKITGMLLEIDNTELLLLLESPDSLHCKIEEAVAVLQAHQATETSHKSSTTAFLQ from the exons ATGAACGCTAGTGGCCCTGGCTATCCGTTAGCTTCTCTCTACGTGGGAGACCTCCACCCGGATGTGACCGAAGCCATGCTCTACGAGAAGTTCTCGCCTGCTGGGCCCATCATGTCCATCCGAGTCTGTCGGGATGTTGCCACACGCCGATCACTGGGCTATGCCTACATAAACTTCCAGCAGCCTGTGGATG CTGAGCGAGCCCTGGACACCATGAACTTTGAAGTGATCAAAGGCCGTCCCATCCGCATCATGTGGTCCCAGCGGGACCCCGGGCTCAGGAAGTCGGGGGTTGGAAACGTCTTCATCAAGAACCTGGACGACTCCATTGATAACAAAGCCCTATACGACACTTTCTCTGCCTTCGGAAACATCCTGTCGTGCAAG GTGGTCTGTGATGAAAACGGATCCCGTGGCTATGGCTTTGTTCACTTTGAGACTCACGAGGCAGCGACTCGGGCCATCGAGACCATGAATGGGATGTTGCTCAACGACCGGAAGGT ATTTGTTGGCCATTTCAAATCCCGCAAAGAGCGTGAGGCAGAGTTTGGGGCTAGGGCGATGGAGTTCACCAACGTCTACATCAAAAACTTTGGGGATGACATGGATGATGACAGACTGCAGGAAATATTCTCCAAGTTTG GAAAGACGCTAAGTGTCAAAGTCATGATGGACAGCACTGGCCGCTCAAAGGGCTTTGGATTTGTCAACTTCGAGAAGCACGAAGAAGCCCAGAAG GCGGTGGCCGACATGAACGGGAAGGAGATCAACGGGCGGATAGTGTACGTGGGCCGAGCCCAGAAGCGGCTGGAGCGCCAGAGTGAGCTGAAGCGGAAATTTGAGCAGATCAAGCAGGAGCGAGTGAGCAGGTACCAG GGGGTCAACCTGTACGTGAAGAACCTGGATGACGGGATAGATGATGAGAGGCTGAGGAAGGAGTTCTCTCCTTATGGCACCATCACCAGTGCCAAG GTGATGACAGAGGGTGGCCACAGCAAAGGGTTTGGGTTTGTATGTTTTTCCTCCCCAGAAGAGGCTACCAAGGCCGTGACAGAAATGAACGGACGGATCGTCAGCACTAAGCCCCTCTACGTCGCGCTCGCTCAAAGGAAAGAGGAGCGGAAAGCAATCCTCACCAACCAGTACATGCAGAGATTAGCCACCATGAGGGCCCTGCCTGGCCCTCTCCTGGGCTCCttccagccccccccagggtACTTCCTACCCCCAATCCCACAG CCACAAACCAGAGCTACCTTCTACAGCCCCAGCCCAGTTATCCCAGTCCGTCATGCCACTCGCTGGAGTGCGCAGCCCTCCCGGCCTCCCT CATATCCTGCAGCTACCCCCATCCTGAGGGCTGCCGTGCCGCCTCGGCGCCTGCTGTCCAACATCAGCACCATGAGACAGGCCTCCACCCAGGTGCCCCGCGTGCCCCCCCAGGCCCAGAGAGTGG CCAACATTGGGACGCAGACGGTCAGCGCCCGGGTGCCCTCCTCGCCCACCCTGCCACGGGGTGCCCCGCAGTACAAGTACTCCTCAGCTGTCAGGAATGCCCACCCGCCCGTGGTGGCCCCGCAG GCGGGAGAACCTGCTGTGCATGTCCAGGGGCAGGAGCCGCTGACAGCATCTATGCTTGCAGCAGCCCCTCCTCAGGAGCAGAAGCAAATGATAG GTGAGCGCCTCTACCCTCTGATCCATGCAACGCATCCCTCGCTGGCTGGCAAGATCActgggatgctgctggagaTTGATAACAccgagctgctgctgctcctagAGTCCCCCGACTCCCTGCACTGCAAG ATCGAGGAAGCAGTGGCTGTTCTCCAAGCGCACCAGGCTACCGAGACATCGCACAAGAGCAGCACCACGGCATTCCTGCAGTGA